One stretch of Janibacter limosus DNA includes these proteins:
- a CDS encoding mycofactocin-coupled SDR family oxidoreductase — MTTADRVVLVTGAARGIGAATVSELLGTGHRVIAIDSCRGADSGLSYPLATREDLAAVAALDPGRVEAVVADVSDPTAMRAAVATGVARFGRLDAVVAAAGVIAGGAPLWETPAEDLQTQWDVNALGVWNTAAATVPVMLDQQDPSGCRFVAVVSAAGSRGLFHLSAYNASKHAALGIIRGLAADLVGTGVTAVAVSPGSTDTAMLAATASIYGLADSSELAESQLIRRVIGPAEMAVTIAFCCSTAGGVLNGSVVAADGGFAG, encoded by the coding sequence ATGACGACCGCCGACCGGGTGGTCCTCGTCACCGGAGCGGCGCGGGGGATCGGCGCGGCGACCGTGTCAGAGCTGCTCGGTACCGGACATCGGGTGATCGCGATCGACTCGTGCCGGGGCGCCGACAGCGGGCTCAGCTATCCGCTCGCGACTCGCGAGGATCTGGCGGCGGTGGCCGCCCTCGACCCCGGCCGGGTGGAGGCGGTCGTGGCCGACGTCTCGGACCCCACCGCGATGAGGGCAGCGGTCGCCACGGGGGTTGCGCGGTTCGGGCGCCTCGATGCTGTGGTTGCTGCGGCCGGGGTGATCGCCGGTGGAGCGCCGCTGTGGGAGACGCCGGCAGAGGACCTGCAGACCCAGTGGGACGTCAACGCCCTGGGTGTCTGGAACACCGCGGCCGCCACCGTGCCCGTCATGCTCGACCAGCAGGACCCGTCCGGCTGCCGGTTCGTCGCCGTCGTGTCCGCAGCCGGGAGCCGCGGGTTGTTCCATCTCTCCGCCTACAACGCGTCCAAGCACGCGGCACTCGGCATCATTCGCGGACTCGCGGCCGACCTCGTCGGCACGGGGGTCACCGCGGTCGCCGTCTCGCCCGGGTCCACCGACACCGCGATGCTCGCCGCCACCGCCAGCATCTACGGGCTCGCTGACTCGTCCGAGCTGGCGGAGTCGCAGCTGATCAGGCGTGTCATCGGGCCGGCCGAGATGGCCGTGACGATCGCGTTCTGCTGCTCGACGGCCGGGGGCGTGCTCAACGGATCGGTGGTCGCGGCCGACGGTGGGTTCGCCGGGTGA
- a CDS encoding sigma-54-dependent Fis family transcriptional regulator, translated as MAQRTTTSDEVRPDIAASWRRASLAGVEHEGPFDRLVPREFDRNGSLLVGAGPVLDQLEASLAGTGFSTILGDRECRIVRRWDDDPRTREGLDLLNIREGTSMLEENVGTNGLGTVFETRHPVVIHGSEHFAESLRHFSCYGHPIRHPLTRRIEGVLDISALVDTASPLLPPLIARAVHDIEQRLLDGSRISEKSLLAAFQEASGHSKHAVLAIGEDIVMSNQAASSLLSSSDIALLRVLGEDPPASSDSTLRFTLETGRAADVTVTRVPGARRGVLLRVAERSCGPHLTPPSMSPVRVPDRAPAPTLVFGPPGTGRSTRAKEIGSLPTKVFHAATALLEGQEVWAKEFDGAMRRPGGCVVVEAIDLLSDELLDLVIDRVDLRSRPQLVFTSGPVETLTGRAATLAGTAVVRDELTTLASRRAEIPGLAAAMLADVAASDDVHLTPGVIHALTAQDWPGNLRELKAVITFAAGRRTHGGIALTDLPDQYRVASPSHTLTTRDRAERDAVVAALRAFDGNKVQAARELGMSRTTLYTRIRQLRITSY; from the coding sequence ATGGCTCAGCGGACAACGACGTCCGACGAGGTACGCCCCGACATCGCCGCGTCCTGGCGCCGGGCAAGCCTGGCCGGTGTCGAGCACGAGGGGCCCTTCGATCGGCTGGTCCCGAGGGAGTTCGACCGCAACGGGTCGCTCCTGGTCGGCGCGGGGCCGGTCCTTGACCAGCTGGAGGCGAGCCTGGCCGGCACCGGGTTCTCGACGATCCTCGGCGATCGGGAGTGCCGCATCGTCAGGCGCTGGGACGACGACCCGCGGACGCGCGAGGGGCTCGACCTGCTCAACATCCGTGAAGGCACCAGCATGCTCGAGGAGAATGTCGGCACGAACGGGCTCGGGACGGTCTTCGAGACGCGTCACCCGGTCGTGATCCACGGGTCGGAGCACTTCGCAGAGTCCCTGCGGCACTTCAGCTGCTACGGCCACCCGATCCGGCACCCGCTCACGCGTCGGATCGAGGGAGTCCTCGACATCTCGGCGCTCGTGGACACCGCGAGCCCGCTGCTGCCACCGCTGATCGCCCGCGCCGTGCACGACATCGAGCAACGACTCCTCGACGGCAGCCGGATCTCCGAGAAGAGTCTGCTGGCCGCCTTCCAAGAGGCGTCTGGGCACTCCAAGCATGCTGTCCTGGCCATCGGTGAGGACATCGTGATGAGCAACCAGGCCGCCTCGAGCCTGCTCAGCTCCTCCGACATCGCACTGCTCCGCGTGCTCGGGGAGGACCCTCCGGCAAGCTCTGACAGCACCCTGCGCTTCACCCTCGAGACCGGTCGGGCTGCGGACGTCACGGTCACGCGGGTGCCGGGAGCGCGCCGCGGGGTCCTGCTCCGGGTGGCAGAGCGGTCCTGCGGGCCGCACCTGACTCCTCCGTCGATGAGTCCGGTCCGGGTGCCGGACAGGGCGCCCGCTCCGACCTTGGTGTTCGGGCCACCCGGCACCGGACGGTCGACCCGGGCGAAGGAGATCGGCAGCCTGCCCACCAAGGTCTTCCACGCCGCGACGGCTCTGCTGGAGGGTCAGGAGGTGTGGGCGAAGGAGTTCGACGGCGCAATGCGCCGACCGGGCGGCTGCGTCGTCGTCGAGGCCATCGACCTGTTGTCGGACGAGCTGCTCGACCTCGTCATCGACCGGGTCGACCTGCGCTCGCGACCCCAGCTGGTCTTCACCTCGGGCCCGGTCGAGACGCTCACCGGCAGGGCGGCCACCCTGGCCGGGACCGCGGTCGTCCGCGACGAGCTGACGACTCTGGCTTCACGGCGTGCGGAGATCCCCGGTCTGGCCGCAGCGATGCTCGCCGACGTCGCCGCGAGCGACGACGTGCACCTCACTCCCGGGGTCATCCATGCACTCACCGCGCAGGACTGGCCGGGCAACCTGCGTGAGCTCAAGGCCGTCATCACCTTCGCGGCCGGTCGTCGCACGCATGGTGGCATCGCACTGACGGATCTGCCCGACCAGTACCGGGTGGCCAGCCCTTCTCACACGCTCACCACTCGTGACCGGGCCGAGCGCGACGCCGTCGTGGCCGCGCTCCGCGCCTTCGACGGCAACAAGGTGCAGGCGGCGCGGGAGCTCGGCATGTCGCGTACGACGCTCTACACGCGCATCCGCCAGCTCCGCATCACCAGCTACTGA
- the mftC gene encoding mycofactocin radical SAM maturase (MftC is a radical SAM/SPASM enzyme that catalyzes the first two steps in biosynthesis of the electron carrier mycofactocin from the terminal Val-Tyr dipeptide of the precursor peptide MftA.), producing MTITAPARDARPKGGSLVDQFELGLDAPICLTWELTYACNLECAHCLSSSGRRDPRELTTQQCEAVIDELQRMQVFYVNIGGGEPTIRPDFWHLLQYAVDHEVGVKFSTNGVRLTPERAGFLASPACNGYVDVQISLDGATAEVNDYVRGPGSYDTALAALQNLQEAGFEDAKISVVCTRQNIGQLDDFKALADHYGATLRLTRLRPSGRGADVWDELHPLPEQQRELYDWLMAHGEDVLTGDSFFHLAAFGEALPGLNLCGAGRVVCLIDPIGDVYACPFAIHDNFLAGNLLADGGFREVWQTSQLFQELRAPQTSGACTKCEFFDSCRGGCMAAKFFTGLPMDGPDPECVQGYGESALAADRSIPAASQDHSRTAPGRNQPVMLTLTRRPDDFTPPTSAPVSACAENPLAGFTP from the coding sequence ATGACCATCACCGCACCAGCCCGCGATGCCCGTCCGAAGGGCGGCAGCCTGGTCGACCAGTTCGAGCTCGGCCTCGATGCCCCCATCTGCCTGACCTGGGAGCTGACCTATGCGTGCAACCTCGAGTGCGCGCACTGCCTGTCGAGCAGCGGCCGCCGCGACCCACGCGAGCTGACCACGCAGCAGTGCGAGGCGGTGATCGACGAGCTGCAGCGGATGCAGGTCTTCTACGTGAACATCGGCGGCGGCGAGCCGACGATCCGACCCGACTTCTGGCACCTGCTGCAGTACGCGGTCGACCACGAGGTGGGGGTGAAGTTCTCCACCAACGGTGTCCGCCTGACCCCCGAGCGCGCCGGCTTCCTCGCCTCGCCCGCCTGCAACGGCTACGTCGACGTGCAGATCTCGCTGGATGGCGCGACCGCCGAGGTCAACGACTACGTCCGCGGCCCCGGCTCCTACGACACCGCGCTCGCGGCCTTGCAGAACCTGCAGGAAGCCGGCTTCGAGGACGCCAAGATCTCGGTCGTCTGCACCCGGCAGAACATCGGCCAGCTCGACGACTTCAAGGCGCTCGCCGACCACTACGGCGCCACCCTGCGCCTGACCCGGCTGCGCCCTTCGGGTCGCGGCGCGGACGTGTGGGACGAGCTGCACCCGTTGCCCGAGCAGCAGCGCGAGCTCTACGACTGGCTGATGGCCCATGGCGAGGACGTCCTCACCGGCGACTCGTTCTTCCACCTCGCGGCCTTCGGTGAAGCACTGCCGGGCCTGAACCTGTGCGGCGCCGGGCGGGTGGTGTGCCTCATCGACCCGATCGGCGACGTCTATGCGTGCCCCTTCGCGATCCACGACAACTTCCTGGCCGGCAACCTGCTCGCCGACGGCGGCTTCCGGGAGGTGTGGCAGACCTCGCAGCTCTTCCAAGAACTTCGAGCACCACAGACCTCGGGGGCGTGCACGAAGTGCGAGTTCTTCGACTCCTGCCGTGGCGGGTGCATGGCCGCGAAGTTCTTCACCGGCCTGCCGATGGACGGCCCCGACCCTGAGTGCGTGCAGGGCTACGGCGAGTCCGCGCTGGCTGCCGACCGCAGCATCCCCGCGGCCAGCCAGGACCACTCCCGCACGGCCCCGGGACGCAACCAACCGGTGATGCTCACCCTGACCCGTCGTCCCGACGACTTCACGCCTCCGACGTCCGCGCCGGTCTCTGCCTGTGCGGAGAACCCGCTGGCCGGCTTCACCCCCTGA
- the mftE gene encoding mycofactocin biosynthesis peptidyl-dipeptidase MftE gives MLTRTTWTALEPGCRVLVPIGSTEQHGPHLGLGTDTAIAVAVASRLAGSVPGPTHVAPPVAFGASGEHQGFPGLMSVGNDVLQLVLVELVRSMSSWAGEITFVNTHGGNLAALRGAVTQLRAEGHHARWLPCATEELDLHAGHAETSIMLHLDPLTVDMSAAEVGDTRPLAEVLPTLMTKGVIAVSANGVLGDPTTATAEEGVRLLDLIVEDALERLTSAVVDDRGCLVRGSDRAAPAAMQRQS, from the coding sequence ATGCTGACGCGGACGACCTGGACGGCGCTGGAGCCCGGCTGCCGGGTCCTGGTCCCCATCGGGTCGACCGAGCAGCACGGACCGCATCTTGGTCTCGGCACGGATACGGCGATCGCGGTCGCCGTGGCCTCACGACTCGCAGGCTCCGTGCCGGGTCCGACACATGTCGCGCCGCCAGTCGCGTTCGGAGCCTCCGGTGAGCACCAGGGGTTCCCCGGACTGATGTCGGTCGGCAACGACGTCCTGCAGCTCGTCCTGGTCGAGCTGGTCAGGTCGATGAGCTCCTGGGCCGGGGAGATCACCTTCGTCAACACCCACGGGGGCAACCTCGCCGCGCTGCGCGGGGCCGTGACGCAGCTGCGCGCCGAGGGACACCACGCCCGATGGCTGCCGTGCGCAACCGAGGAGCTCGATCTGCATGCAGGCCATGCCGAGACCTCGATCATGCTGCACCTCGACCCGCTCACGGTCGACATGAGCGCGGCCGAGGTCGGTGACACCCGCCCCCTGGCGGAGGTACTCCCCACCCTGATGACGAAGGGGGTGATCGCAGTGAGCGCGAACGGCGTGCTCGGTGACCCGACGACCGCGACAGCCGAGGAAGGTGTACGACTGCTCGACCTGATCGTCGAGGACGCACTCGAGCGACTGACGTCCGCCGTGGTCGATGACCGTGGTTGCCTGGTGCGCGGGTCGGATCGCGCGGCACCGGCGGCCATGCAGAGACAGTCATGA
- the mftF gene encoding mycofactocin biosynthesis glycosyltransferase MftF (Members of this protein family, MftF, are glycosyltransferases, members of PF00535 (glycosyl transferase family 2). The encoding gene is found as part of the mycofactocin cassette, in Mycobacterium tuberculosis, many other Actinobacteria, and occasional members of other lineages. Mycofactocin itself, a putative redox carrier, is a heavily modified derivative of the C-terminal Val-Tyr dipeptide of the mycofactocin precursor MftA (TIGR03969).), whose product MSAVSPSTGLPHGARLRLNEHVRRYDDGRVLVGGSPGRLMRLSARALAMLDGDELDVGAGTAVLAERLLDSGLMDPAPASLPPISLDEMSVVVPVRDRSRQLDRLLAALPTGVHVLVVDDASERPDLVTATAERHGAEVLTLPTNGGPAGARNRGFEATRTPFVAFVDSDVVPGPGTFEVLLRHFADPRLAMVAPRILGLEPRSARAHGSGALTRYEAAMSSLDRGPDPALVRPLSRVAWLPSACVVVRRGVFESCAGFSEEMRVGEDVDLVWRLTSAGHRVRYEPAAFVRHEHRATASSWLTRKAVYGTSAAPLASRHGDAVAPAVFTPWTAALAAAVIAQRRWSLPVAGLIWATITARLATRLRSSGDDVPLSWSTAGQIAARLSYDAARGSLEQSGALALRHWWPVVLPAALVSPRVRRIVAVAAVADAISECRRVRPDLDPLSFLVDRRLDDLAYGAGVWTGAVRARSARALLPRFGGSVKARRPIAEPEPARVVTSCSVPASTQHQSTT is encoded by the coding sequence GTGAGTGCAGTGTCACCGTCGACCGGGCTTCCGCACGGTGCTCGCCTGCGCCTCAACGAGCACGTGCGGCGGTACGACGACGGGCGGGTACTGGTCGGCGGGAGCCCGGGACGGTTGATGCGACTGTCGGCAAGGGCTCTGGCGATGCTCGACGGCGACGAGCTGGATGTGGGCGCCGGGACCGCTGTGCTCGCTGAGCGACTCCTTGACTCGGGCCTGATGGACCCGGCCCCTGCGTCGTTGCCCCCCATCTCGCTCGACGAGATGTCCGTGGTGGTCCCGGTGCGGGACCGAAGTCGGCAGCTTGATCGTCTGCTCGCTGCCCTGCCCACCGGGGTGCACGTCCTGGTGGTGGACGACGCCTCGGAGCGGCCGGATCTGGTGACCGCGACGGCGGAGCGGCACGGCGCAGAGGTCTTGACTCTCCCCACCAATGGCGGGCCGGCGGGAGCGCGGAACCGTGGGTTCGAGGCGACCCGGACCCCCTTCGTCGCCTTCGTCGACTCCGACGTCGTACCCGGTCCCGGGACCTTCGAGGTGTTGCTGCGCCACTTCGCCGACCCCCGGCTCGCGATGGTCGCGCCGCGCATCCTCGGCCTCGAGCCCAGGTCCGCGAGGGCGCACGGGAGCGGCGCGCTGACGCGCTACGAGGCCGCGATGTCGTCACTCGACCGGGGGCCCGACCCGGCGTTGGTCAGGCCGCTGAGCCGGGTGGCGTGGCTGCCCAGCGCCTGCGTCGTCGTGCGCCGTGGTGTCTTCGAGTCCTGCGCAGGGTTCTCCGAGGAGATGCGCGTGGGCGAAGACGTCGACCTTGTCTGGCGGCTCACCTCGGCGGGGCACCGGGTCCGCTACGAGCCGGCTGCCTTCGTGCGCCACGAGCATCGCGCCACCGCGTCGTCCTGGCTGACCCGCAAGGCGGTGTACGGCACGAGTGCTGCGCCGCTCGCATCACGGCACGGGGATGCGGTGGCGCCCGCGGTCTTCACTCCCTGGACCGCAGCCCTTGCGGCGGCGGTCATCGCCCAGCGTCGGTGGAGCCTGCCCGTGGCGGGGCTCATCTGGGCCACCATCACCGCGCGCCTCGCGACGCGTCTGCGCTCCTCGGGCGATGACGTGCCCCTGAGCTGGTCGACCGCGGGGCAGATCGCCGCTCGCCTGTCGTATGACGCAGCTCGTGGCTCGCTCGAGCAGTCGGGTGCGCTGGCGTTGCGGCACTGGTGGCCCGTCGTGCTGCCTGCGGCCCTGGTGTCGCCACGAGTTCGTCGCATCGTCGCGGTCGCCGCCGTCGCCGACGCGATCTCGGAGTGCAGACGCGTGCGTCCTGATCTCGATCCCTTGAGCTTCCTCGTGGACAGACGGCTCGACGACCTGGCCTACGGGGCCGGTGTGTGGACCGGTGCGGTGCGGGCCAGGTCTGCGCGTGCCCTGCTGCCGCGCTTCGGCGGATCGGTCAAGGCGAGGCGACCTATCGCTGAACCTGAACCGGCTCGGGTGGTCACCTCGTGCTCTGTGCCCGCGAGTACGCAGCACCAGTCGACCACCTGA
- the mftA gene encoding mycofactocin precursor MftA (Mycofactocin is a small molecule electron carrier derived from the final two amino acids, Val-Tyr, of MftA, the mycofactocin precursor. It plays a role in redox homeostasis and the metabolism of alcohols and aldehydes in Actinobacteria, including Mycobacterium tuberculosis.), whose protein sequence is MDSTETMETTDTTTAESEELTAEMLVEEVSIDGMCGVY, encoded by the coding sequence ATGGACAGCACGGAGACCATGGAGACCACGGACACCACCACTGCCGAGTCCGAAGAGCTCACCGCGGAGATGCTGGTCGAGGAAGTCTCGATCGACGGCATGTGCGGCGTGTACTGA
- the mftD gene encoding pre-mycofactocin synthase MftD (MftD, an enzyme found in the mycofactocin biosynthesis locus, performs an oxidative deamination of 3-amino-5-[(p-hydroxyphenyl)methyl]-4,4-dimethyl-2-pyrrolidinone (AHDP). The resulting compound, now called pre-mycofactocin (PMFT), is a biologically active redox cofactor that can oxidize the non-exchangeable NADH of TIGR03971 family SDR-type oxidoreductases.), which translates to MSKNPWAQNPWFESVAVAQQRAKKRLPKSVYGALVAGSERGQSLTDNEAAFTELGLAPHVAGHLPDRAMATSVLGVDISLPVIMSPTGVQAVHPDGEVAVARAAAARGTAIGLSNFASRSVEDVVEANPNTFFQMYWTGDRDVMVQRMARARAAGAKGLIATLDWSFSMGRDWGSPEIPEKIDFASALKLAPEVVRRPRWAWEFAKEGNIPDLTAPNLAAPGEDKGPTFFAAYYEWMTTTPPTWEDVEWMAKEWGGPFMLKGVCRIDDAKRARDLGVSAISVSNHGGNNLDGTPAPIRVLPGIADAVGDDIEVLMDGGIRRGSDVVKALALGARAVMIGRAYLWGLGANGQAGVENVLDILRSGIDSALLGMGHSSIDELSPEDLVIPEGFARRLGE; encoded by the coding sequence ATGTCGAAGAACCCCTGGGCCCAGAATCCTTGGTTCGAGTCCGTCGCCGTCGCCCAGCAGCGGGCCAAGAAGCGGCTGCCGAAGTCGGTCTACGGCGCACTCGTCGCCGGCTCGGAGCGTGGGCAGAGCCTCACCGACAACGAGGCTGCCTTCACCGAGCTCGGCCTGGCCCCTCACGTCGCCGGCCACCTTCCCGACCGTGCCATGGCCACCAGCGTGCTGGGCGTCGACATCTCGTTGCCGGTGATCATGTCGCCGACCGGTGTGCAGGCGGTGCACCCTGACGGTGAGGTCGCCGTCGCTCGGGCAGCCGCCGCGCGGGGTACGGCGATCGGCCTGAGCAACTTCGCCAGTCGCTCGGTCGAGGACGTCGTCGAGGCCAACCCCAACACCTTCTTCCAGATGTACTGGACAGGCGATCGTGACGTCATGGTCCAACGCATGGCGCGGGCCCGGGCCGCCGGTGCCAAGGGGCTCATCGCCACCCTGGACTGGTCCTTCTCGATGGGCCGTGACTGGGGGAGCCCCGAGATCCCCGAGAAGATCGACTTCGCATCAGCCCTCAAGCTGGCTCCCGAAGTGGTCCGACGTCCCCGATGGGCATGGGAGTTCGCCAAGGAAGGCAACATCCCGGACCTGACGGCACCCAATCTGGCGGCCCCGGGCGAGGACAAGGGGCCGACCTTCTTCGCCGCCTACTACGAGTGGATGACCACGACCCCGCCCACCTGGGAGGACGTGGAGTGGATGGCGAAGGAATGGGGCGGCCCCTTCATGCTCAAGGGCGTGTGCCGCATCGACGATGCCAAGCGCGCCCGGGACCTCGGCGTGTCGGCGATCTCGGTCTCCAACCACGGTGGCAACAACCTCGACGGCACCCCGGCCCCGATCCGGGTCCTGCCCGGCATCGCGGATGCGGTGGGTGACGACATCGAGGTGCTGATGGACGGCGGCATCCGACGCGGTAGCGACGTGGTCAAGGCACTCGCGCTGGGTGCGCGCGCGGTGATGATCGGCCGCGCCTACCTGTGGGGCCTCGGCGCCAACGGCCAGGCCGGGGTCGAAAATGTCCTGGACATCCTGCGCAGCGGCATCGACTCCGCTCTGCTCGGCATGGGCCACTCCTCGATCGACGAGCTCAGCCCGGAAGACCTCGTCATTCCCGAGGGCTTCGCCCGCAGGCTGGGCGAGTAG
- the mftB gene encoding mycofactocin biosynthesis chaperone MftB (MftB, a small protein, is a peptide chaperone that assists the radical SAM enzyme MftC in performing two modifications to the C-terminal Val-Tyr dipeptide of the mycofactocin precursor peptide, MftA. MftB's role is analogous to the role of PqqD in the biosynthesis of PQQ, a cofactor that derives entirely from a Tyr and a Glu in the precursor PqqA.), giving the protein MSTAATATVLEADPVPRIEVRLEDGWRLNPKVALRPEPFGALAYHFGNRRLSFLRRPELVTVVRALAEAPDVRTALADAGIPEAQWAAYAGALSTLAESDMIHSRKEGQR; this is encoded by the coding sequence ATGTCGACCGCTGCGACTGCCACCGTCCTCGAGGCTGACCCCGTGCCACGGATCGAGGTCCGTCTCGAGGACGGGTGGCGACTCAACCCGAAGGTCGCGCTGAGACCCGAGCCGTTCGGCGCGCTGGCCTACCACTTCGGCAACCGGCGCCTGTCGTTCTTGCGCCGGCCCGAGCTGGTCACCGTCGTCCGGGCACTGGCCGAGGCCCCTGACGTGCGCACCGCGCTGGCTGATGCCGGCATCCCCGAGGCCCAGTGGGCGGCATACGCCGGCGCACTGTCCACGCTCGCCGAGTCCGACATGATCCACTCCCGCAAGGAGGGCCAGCGATGA
- the mftR gene encoding mycofactocin system transcriptional regulator (MftR, the mycofactocin system transcriptional regulator, is an uncharacterized TetR family DNA-binding transcription factor. Its role is inferred by context. It occurs as part of the biosynthesis locus for mycofactocin, a partially characterized electron carrier derived from the terminal Val-Tyr dipeptide of the precursor peptide MftA, through a radical SAM enzyme-mediated process.) has translation MTTHALIEEIAFRLFDEQGFDNTTVEQIADAAGIARRTLFRYYPSKNDIPWGQFDESLRLLAQHLREMPADVSTAVAVQESVKAFNHVDPAAVEQHRRRMRLLMNTPALQAHATLRHGAWRAVIASYVAERHGMCPDDLHPRTIGRVALALALSAYEQWLEDEQTSLPSLLDETFAALHHHLDDQRAVTPERRAVGKGQ, from the coding sequence GTGACGACCCACGCCCTGATCGAGGAGATCGCCTTCCGCCTCTTCGACGAGCAGGGCTTCGACAACACCACCGTCGAGCAGATCGCCGACGCGGCGGGCATCGCTCGGCGCACGCTCTTTCGCTACTACCCGTCCAAGAACGACATCCCGTGGGGCCAGTTCGACGAGAGCCTGCGCCTGCTCGCCCAGCACCTGCGCGAGATGCCCGCCGACGTCAGCACGGCCGTGGCCGTCCAGGAGTCGGTCAAGGCCTTCAACCACGTCGACCCCGCCGCCGTGGAGCAGCACCGACGACGCATGCGTCTGCTGATGAACACCCCCGCCTTGCAGGCCCACGCCACCCTGCGCCACGGCGCCTGGCGCGCAGTCATCGCGTCGTACGTCGCAGAGCGACATGGCATGTGCCCCGACGACCTCCATCCCCGCACCATCGGTCGCGTTGCGCTGGCCCTCGCCCTGTCGGCCTACGAGCAGTGGCTCGAGGACGAGCAGACGTCGCTGCCCAGCCTGCTGGACGAGACCTTCGCCGCACTCCACCATCATCTCGACGACCAGCGCGCCGTGACCCCCGAGCGAAGGGCGGTGGGCAAGGGTCAGTAG